One segment of Pan paniscus chromosome 20, NHGRI_mPanPan1-v2.0_pri, whole genome shotgun sequence DNA contains the following:
- the ZNF230 gene encoding zinc finger protein 230 isoform X1: MTTFKEAVTFKDVAVFFTEEELGLLDPAQRKLYQDVMLENFTNLLSVGHQPFHPFHFLREEKFWMMETATQREGNSGGKTVAEAGPHEDCPCRQIWEQTASDLTQSQDSIINNSHFFEQGDVPSQVEAGLSIIHTGQKPSQNGKCKQSFSDVAIFDPPQQFHSGEKSHTCNECGKSFCYISALRIHQRVHLREKLSKCDMRGKEFSQSSCLQTHERVHTGEKPFKCEQCGKGFRCRAILQVHCKLHTGEKPYICEKCGRAFIHDFQLQKHQRIHTGEKPFKCEICGKSFCLRSSLNRHCMVHTAEKLYKSEECGKGFTDSLDLHKHQIIHTGQKPYNCKECGKSFRWSSYLLIHQRIHSGEKPYRCEECGKGYISKSGLNLHQRVHTRERPYNCKECGKSFSRASSILNHKKLYCRKKPFKCEDCGKRLVHRSFCKDQQGDHNGENSSKCEDCGKRYKRRLNLDIILSLFLNDM, encoded by the exons GTTCTTCACTGAGGAGGAGCTGGGGCTACTGGACCCTGCCCAGAGGAAGCTGTACCAAGACGTGATGCTTGAGAACTTCACGAACCTGCTGTCAGTGG GGCATCAACCATTCCACCCTTTCCACTTCCTAAGGGAAGAAAAGTTTTGGATGATGGAGACAGCAACCCAAAGAGAAGGAAATTCAG GTGGCAAGACTGTTGCGGAAGCAGGACCACATGAAGACTGCCCTTGCCGGCAAATCTGGGAACAAACTGCAAGTGACTTAACCCAGTCTCAAGACTCCATCATAAATAATTCTCACTTCTTTGAACAAGGTGATGTCCCCTCCCAGGTTGAGGCAGGACTATCTATAATTCATACAGGACAGAAACCTTCACAGAATGGGAAGTGTAAACAATCCTTCAGTGATGTTGCCATCTTTGATCCTCCTCAGCAGTTCCACTCAGGAGAGAAGTCTCATACGTGCAATGAGTGTGGAAAAAGCTTCTGTTACATCTCAGCCCTTCGTATTCACCAGAGAGTTCACTTGAGAGAGAAACTCTCTAAGTGTGACATGCGTGGTAAGGAATTCAGTCAGAGCTCATGTCTGCAAACTCATGAGAGAgtccacactggagagaaaccattcAAATGTGAGCAATGTGGGAAAGGCTTCAGATGTAGAGCGATACTTCAAGTTCACTGCAAATtacacacaggagagaaaccttataTTTGTGAGAAATGTGGGAGGGCCTTCATTCACGATTTCCAGCTTCAgaaacatcagagaattcatactggggaGAAGCCGTTCAAATGTGAAATATGTGGTAAGAGCTTCTGCCTTAGGTCAAGTCTTAATAGGCATTGCATGGTCCACACAGCAGAGAAACTGTACAAATCTGAGGAGTGTGGAAAAGGCTTCACTGATAGCCTAGATTTGCATAAGCATCAGATAATTCACACAGGACAGAAACCGTACAATTGTAAAGAATGTGGGAAGAGCTTCAGATGGTCCTCATATCTTTTGATCCATCAGCGAATCCACAGTGGAGAAAAACCATACAGATGTGAGGAGTGTGGGAAGGGCTACATTAGTAAGTCAGGTCTTAACTTGCACCAGAGGGTCCATACTAGAGAGAGACCTTATAattgtaaggaatgtgggaagagCTTTAGCCGGGCTTCAAGTATTTTGAATCATAAGAAACTCTACTGCCGGAAAAAACCCTTCAAATGTGAGGATTGTGGAAAGAGGCTTGTACACCGGTCTTTCTGTAAAGACCAACAAGGAGACCACAATGGAGAAAATTCATCCAAATGTGAGGACTGTGGGAAGCGCTACAAGAGGCGCTTGAATCTGgatataattttatcattatttttaaatgatatgtaa
- the ZNF230 gene encoding zinc finger protein 230 isoform X2: MMETATQREGNSGGKTVAEAGPHEDCPCRQIWEQTASDLTQSQDSIINNSHFFEQGDVPSQVEAGLSIIHTGQKPSQNGKCKQSFSDVAIFDPPQQFHSGEKSHTCNECGKSFCYISALRIHQRVHLREKLSKCDMRGKEFSQSSCLQTHERVHTGEKPFKCEQCGKGFRCRAILQVHCKLHTGEKPYICEKCGRAFIHDFQLQKHQRIHTGEKPFKCEICGKSFCLRSSLNRHCMVHTAEKLYKSEECGKGFTDSLDLHKHQIIHTGQKPYNCKECGKSFRWSSYLLIHQRIHSGEKPYRCEECGKGYISKSGLNLHQRVHTRERPYNCKECGKSFSRASSILNHKKLYCRKKPFKCEDCGKRLVHRSFCKDQQGDHNGENSSKCEDCGKRYKRRLNLDIILSLFLNDM; the protein is encoded by the exons ATGATGGAGACAGCAACCCAAAGAGAAGGAAATTCAG GTGGCAAGACTGTTGCGGAAGCAGGACCACATGAAGACTGCCCTTGCCGGCAAATCTGGGAACAAACTGCAAGTGACTTAACCCAGTCTCAAGACTCCATCATAAATAATTCTCACTTCTTTGAACAAGGTGATGTCCCCTCCCAGGTTGAGGCAGGACTATCTATAATTCATACAGGACAGAAACCTTCACAGAATGGGAAGTGTAAACAATCCTTCAGTGATGTTGCCATCTTTGATCCTCCTCAGCAGTTCCACTCAGGAGAGAAGTCTCATACGTGCAATGAGTGTGGAAAAAGCTTCTGTTACATCTCAGCCCTTCGTATTCACCAGAGAGTTCACTTGAGAGAGAAACTCTCTAAGTGTGACATGCGTGGTAAGGAATTCAGTCAGAGCTCATGTCTGCAAACTCATGAGAGAgtccacactggagagaaaccattcAAATGTGAGCAATGTGGGAAAGGCTTCAGATGTAGAGCGATACTTCAAGTTCACTGCAAATtacacacaggagagaaaccttataTTTGTGAGAAATGTGGGAGGGCCTTCATTCACGATTTCCAGCTTCAgaaacatcagagaattcatactggggaGAAGCCGTTCAAATGTGAAATATGTGGTAAGAGCTTCTGCCTTAGGTCAAGTCTTAATAGGCATTGCATGGTCCACACAGCAGAGAAACTGTACAAATCTGAGGAGTGTGGAAAAGGCTTCACTGATAGCCTAGATTTGCATAAGCATCAGATAATTCACACAGGACAGAAACCGTACAATTGTAAAGAATGTGGGAAGAGCTTCAGATGGTCCTCATATCTTTTGATCCATCAGCGAATCCACAGTGGAGAAAAACCATACAGATGTGAGGAGTGTGGGAAGGGCTACATTAGTAAGTCAGGTCTTAACTTGCACCAGAGGGTCCATACTAGAGAGAGACCTTATAattgtaaggaatgtgggaagagCTTTAGCCGGGCTTCAAGTATTTTGAATCATAAGAAACTCTACTGCCGGAAAAAACCCTTCAAATGTGAGGATTGTGGAAAGAGGCTTGTACACCGGTCTTTCTGTAAAGACCAACAAGGAGACCACAATGGAGAAAATTCATCCAAATGTGAGGACTGTGGGAAGCGCTACAAGAGGCGCTTGAATCTGgatataattttatcattatttttaaatgatatgtaa